Part of the Candidatus Brocadia sinica JPN1 genome, CATCCTTCATGATAAATTCCTTGCTACGCAGGACTCCGAACCGGGGTCTTGTCTCATCGCGGAATTTCGTTTGAATTTGATAGAGCGTAATGGGGAGTTGTCGATAGGAATTTATCTCATTTCTTACAATATCCGTAATAATTTCTTCATGGGTGGGTCCCAGTGCGGTAGTTTTGCCGTGTCGGTCCTCAAAGGTAATCAAGTCGTCTCCAAATACATTCAAACGGCCACTCTCTTCCAGGAGATCCAGCGGTTGAAGTGCGGGGAGGAATACTTCAATAGCACCAGCCCGGTTCATTTCTTCCCGCACAATATCAACAACTTTATTCAATACCAGCGTGCCTAAAGGCAAATATGCATAAGCCCCTGCCGTAATCCTTCGAATAAGTCCGGCACGGATCATGAGTTTATGACTGTCGATTTCAGCCTCTGAAGGGCTTTCTTTCAATGTCGGGATCAATGTTTGCGACCATTTCATCTGTTGTTTATTCCTTAAAAGAATTGCACGTGATATTTATAGTGAACGACTTAAGTAAGTGGGTATACAATTACCATTATGGGTGAAGCGAAGCAATCCTCCTCTTTGAGATCATCGCGGGCTAACAACCCTTGCAATGACGTTTTTCATTTATAGTTACTTTAACTGTTAGTATTAAAAAGTAAAAAACATTATAATCCTTTATATTCGGCTTTCAAGGATTAAAATAATCGGGGAAAGTCTGTTTCTGAAGTCGTCCTTGAAGATAGAAGATGACTGGCTATATCAATACAAGCGATCCGGTTAAATTCGGTTTGGTTTTAGAAGTCAAAACCAAACGGCTTAGATGCTGAAATAAATTCAGCATGACATTTACTTTTATTTGTCATTACGAATTTATTTCGGAATCTCAACTTCGAAATTTCATATATTAACCATATGTGTGTCTAGAATTGAGACAAGCCGCAATAGAAGGAAGGATTGTTGTTTTATAAACTCACGAGCGTTTGATTTTAGCCCATTTATCTTCTTTGGCCAATCCTGGGCGGATTGCTTTTCCATAAATATATTGTAACTATTCAGCGAAAATAATTTTAAAATTTATTTGACAGAGTATTAGTGTAGAACTTGAACCGCCAGTGCAAGAGTTGTAATTTGACTAAGTGGGGCTGTTGTAGGCCATTGCAGGCCATTTGTATAAGCGGAGAACAGTCGGGAGGCCATCAAGGGAATTGCGCGTCTTAGGGTGAAGTATAGCGCATAAAAAATGGGTAAAAAAACCTATGGGATAACAAAGGCCGTACAGTATGGGACGAGGCTGAAAGGGCATTCGGTGTATATGTCTCAGTTTCAGTTGATTCCCTACAAGAGGATACAAGAATATTTTAGAGAACAACTGGGGGTTCCGGTAAGCGAGGGTTCCATTTACAACTTCAATCAAGAGGCCTACCATTTACTGGAGACCTTTGAGGAAAAAGCCAAAGCGAGTCGTGCGGGTTCGGATTTGTTGCAGGGTGATGAAACGGGTATTAATGTGAATGGGGACAAGTATTGGTTGCATTGTACGTCCAATAGTTCGTGGACGTACTTTTTTCCTCATGAGAAACGGGGGACGGATGCGATGAATGCGATAGGGATATTACCGAGATTTAAGGGAATTCTCTGTCACGACCATTGGAAGCCGTTATTATAAGTATGAATGTACCCATGCGCTTTGCAATGCCCACCACGTAAGAGAATTGGAGGGGGTGTGGCAGGAGGATAAGCAACGATGGGCGCAAGCCGCAAAATTATTGCTCGAAGAGATGAATCGAGCGGTGAACGAAGCGGGAGGGAGATTAGAAGCCAGTGAGTCTGAAAAATACCGGCAAAGATACCGGGCAATATTAAAAAATGCGGAAGCTGAATGTCCGGCGCCTGATGAAACGAACCGAAAAGGGAAAAGGGGCAGGATGAAAAGGACAAAGGCCAGGAATCTGCTGGAGCGACTCATAGAGTATGAGGATGATGTGCTGAGATTTATGGATAACAGAATCGTTCCCTTTACAAACAATTTAGGTGAAAACGACATCAGGATGACAAAGGTACAGCAGAAAATATCGGGCTGTTTCCGTCCTTTGGAAGGCGCAAAGTTTTTCTGTCGTATTCGCAGTTATCTTTCAACCTGTCGAAAACAAGGGGGTGAGTTCGAGCTTGGCTTTGGAGATATTGTTTCGAGGTGAATTGCCTGCATTTGTCGGCTAACCGTGGTTGTGGTTGAAAATACGCTGAATAATTACGTTTTATTTATTATCATGAGTATAGCATCAATCGACTAACATCTCTCAAGTTAATCCCCTTTAGCAAAGGGGGATTTAGGGGGTTGTGTTTTTTCTGAAAGGTTATTTGGGTCGAGATTAATAAGGTAGACGTCGTACTGTTTTATTTCCATTCCCAATTTTCCATTGCATCGTCTACGGTTCCATCAGGTAACAATGTATCGTCTTTTTTCTCGTACATTAACCTGAAAGCATTATCCCAACCCTCCCTGGGCCTGGTTTTTATTGGTTTAATGATTATTCTTTCTTTTTCTACTTCCAAATCAACCTCGTTTTCGATATTGCATTGCTTGTAACAATTTAGTTTTTTTGAAAAAATCCTGATGAAAGCAATATCAAACAAGTTTATTACACATTCCTTACCCCTCTCTAGAGGGGAATTATGAAAATCCCCTCTTGGGAGGGGACCAAGGGGTGGGTCTGGGGCAAGCCAATTTAAAGCTTAATCAGTCTTTTCTTCAAATTTACGCAAGACGATTTATTCTCAAAACAGGTATTTTTGTATTGAGAAATATTATTGCGAGCTTCGTATATCATTTTTCAAACTCCTCATGTTTTGTATCTTTATCTTTTTTAAAGAATTTTCCATACAAATGTCCTTTGAGTTACACTTTCGACTCAGATGATACACTCTTGCTGTTTACGCTATATTTAGAACGGATCTGCTGAATTTTGTCCCTTAGCTCGGCTGCCCGTTCAAACTCCAATGCCTCCGCCGCCTTGAGCATCTCTTCCTCCAGTTCGTTCACGAACTCCTGGGTGATGTATTCTTCCTCGCTTTCTGCAACGGCTTCATAAACGATCTTGTGTGATGAGACCTCGTCTTCGATGCCCTTCTTGATCTCTTTTTGTATAGTCTTAGGGGTGATGTTGTGCTCTTTATTGTATGCAATTTGAAGTGCCCGGCGACGGTTGGTTTCATCGATGGCCCGTTTCATTGAGTTTGTTATCTCATCTGCATATAAGATCACCTCGGCATTCACATTCCTTGCGGTCCGGCCGATAGTCTGTATTAAAGAGGTTTCGGAACGCAGGAATCCCTCCTTGTCTGCATCGAGGATTGCCACCAGTGAGACCTCCGGTAAATCCAGTCCCTCCCTGAGCAGGTTGACACCTACCAGCACGTCAAATTTTCCCAACCTCAAATCCCTTAATATCGTTACCCGTTCTATGGCGTTTATCTCAGAATGGAGGTACATACCCTTCAGCCCCTCTTCTTTGATGTACTCACTCAGGTCTTCTGCAAGCCGTTTCGTTAACGTGGTTACCAGTACCCGTTCCTTTATTTCTGAGCGTTTCTTAATTTGCTTCAGCAAATCTTCCACCTGAGTTTTTGCAGGTTTTACATAAATTACAGGATCGACAAGACCCGTTGGGCGAATAATTTGTTCAACCACCTTGCCCTTGCATTTCTTCAACTCATAAGGACCGGGTGTTGCCGAAACGAACATGATTTGATGAATCTTTTCTTCCCACTCGTCAAATCGCAAGGGACGGTTATCCAGTGCAGAAGGTAAACGGAAACCGTATTCAACCAACGTTTCCTTGCGCGCCCGGTCGCCATGATACATACCTGCTATCTGGGGAACAGAGACGTGGGATTCATCTACAATGAGGAAAAATTCTTTGGGGAAATAATCGAACAGTGTGTACGGTGTTTCCCCGGGTGCGCGGCCGCTGAGATGTCTCGAATAGTTTTCAATACCGTGACAATATCCTACCTCCAGAAGCATCTCCATGTCGTAGCGTACCCTTGCCTCCAGGCGCTGGGCTTCGAGAAATTTCTCATTTGACCTTAGTTCCTTAAGGCGGTCATTCAATTCATATTCGATGGATTTGGCGACACCTTCAATCTTTCCTTCTGGCATGACAAAGTGTTTTGCCGGGTAAATGGATATTTCCTTTACCTCTTGTATAGTATTACCAGTTATGGGATTGATTATGGAAATCCTGTCGACCTCGTCTCCAAACAATTCTATGCGGTATGCAGTCTCTTCATAGGCCGGAAATACCTCCACAACATCCCCGCGCACACGCAATGTGCCACGCACGAACTGTATATCATTCCGATCGTATTGGATGTCGATGAGTTTCCTCAAGAGTTTGTTCCGTTCTATCGAATCACCCTTGCAGAGGTGCACATACATTTCCTGATACTCTTCGGGTGAACCCAACCCATAAATGCAGGAAACACTGGCAACGATGATAACATCTTTCCGAGATATGAGATTACTGGTTGCTCCCAAACGCAGACGGTCAATCTCCTGGTTGATGGTCGCCTCTTTCTCGATGTAGATGTCCCGTTGCGGGATATACGCCTCGGGTTGATAGTAGTCGTAATAGCTGACGAAATATCCCACGGCATTTCCGGGGAAAAAGCTCTTGAATTCGCTGTAAAGCTGGGCCGCGAGGGTCTTGTTGTGGGTCATAACCAGCGTTGGTTTTTCCAGGGCTGCAATCACATTAGCCATGGTAAAGGTCTTGCCAGAACCCGTCACGCCCAGTAAGGTTTGATATCTGGTATTTTTTCGGTAACTTTCCACCAGTTGTTGTATGGCGTGAGGCTGGTCGCCTTGCGGTGTAAAAGGGGATACTAACTGAAAAATAGACATTATGGCTAACCTTTGTAATACTGCGAAGACTTGTATCTTGTCATGAACTCGTCAACAAAAACTTTTACCGTAGAGGCAATCGGTACGGCCAGCAGTAACCCTAAAAATCCAAACAGCTGGCTACAGATCAGGATGGAGAGGATTACCATGACAGGGCTTAGCCCCAACCCCTTCCCCATAATTCTCGGTGTTATCACGGTTGCCTCAAGCAATTGCGCAATACCAAAGATGAAAAGCACATATAGTATGTGCTTGAGATCGTGAAATTGAAAGAGTGCAAGCGTGGAAGCCAGCGCAATTCCTGTACTTGTACCAACGTAGGGAATCAGATTGCCAAAACCACTGATAAAACCGATAAGAAATGATAAAGGAATTCCTACAATTGTTAAACCAATGCTATAGATAAGAGAAAGGATAAGACAGACAATAAGCTGGCCTCGAAGAAAATACCGGAGATTGTTATTTACTTTCGATAAAAGATTCATTGCCTGGTCTCTTTTTGAAAAAGGGAAAATGGTCTTTATGTTTTGGGCAATGGTGTTAAAGTCCTTGAGCAGGTAAATGGATACGACGCTAAAGATGATGAAATTTACGATGATACCCAAGAATCCAAAGGTACTGTAAAAAATATTTGTGATAATATCGGTAAAAAACCCCATAACCTGTGGTATATACTTTTTTAACTTCCAGGTGATCTTTACGAAAGGTATCCCTCTCAGGCTCGATTCTCCATCAGGTGCGGAATCTTGCGGGGAGGAAACCTCCTGTTCTCCGTGTTCACCGATGTCTGCAGATGTTATTTTTTCATGTTCATTGTCATGAACAGATCCCTTGTATTCCCGTAACAGTGATTGAATCGATTTGACGAA contains:
- the uvrB gene encoding excinuclease ABC subunit UvrB, producing MSIFQLVSPFTPQGDQPHAIQQLVESYRKNTRYQTLLGVTGSGKTFTMANVIAALEKPTLVMTHNKTLAAQLYSEFKSFFPGNAVGYFVSYYDYYQPEAYIPQRDIYIEKEATINQEIDRLRLGATSNLISRKDVIIVASVSCIYGLGSPEEYQEMYVHLCKGDSIERNKLLRKLIDIQYDRNDIQFVRGTLRVRGDVVEVFPAYEETAYRIELFGDEVDRISIINPITGNTIQEVKEISIYPAKHFVMPEGKIEGVAKSIEYELNDRLKELRSNEKFLEAQRLEARVRYDMEMLLEVGYCHGIENYSRHLSGRAPGETPYTLFDYFPKEFFLIVDESHVSVPQIAGMYHGDRARKETLVEYGFRLPSALDNRPLRFDEWEEKIHQIMFVSATPGPYELKKCKGKVVEQIIRPTGLVDPVIYVKPAKTQVEDLLKQIKKRSEIKERVLVTTLTKRLAEDLSEYIKEEGLKGMYLHSEINAIERVTILRDLRLGKFDVLVGVNLLREGLDLPEVSLVAILDADKEGFLRSETSLIQTIGRTARNVNAEVILYADEITNSMKRAIDETNRRRALQIAYNKEHNITPKTIQKEIKKGIEDEVSSHKIVYEAVAESEEEYITQEFVNELEEEMLKAAEALEFERAAELRDKIQQIRSKYSVNSKSVSSESKV
- a CDS encoding AI-2E family transporter, which translates into the protein MGNERQKILDNPCIRVILIGFSIIVFFSFCYFLRGTLISLLLAFITAYILDPVVDFFEQRDWPFTRKHIHRGFGIAFIIIAVFLTTAGFLTYAIPKTVSGIYQVGGIIKDHYPKYQADFESWIKAYGDTEFVKSIQSLLREYKGSVHDNEHEKITSADIGEHGEQEVSSPQDSAPDGESSLRGIPFVKITWKLKKYIPQVMGFFTDIITNIFYSTFGFLGIIVNFIIFSVVSIYLLKDFNTIAQNIKTIFPFSKRDQAMNLLSKVNNNLRYFLRGQLIVCLILSLIYSIGLTIVGIPLSFLIGFISGFGNLIPYVGTSTGIALASTLALFQFHDLKHILYVLFIFGIAQLLEATVITPRIMGKGLGLSPVMVILSILICSQLFGFLGLLLAVPIASTVKVFVDEFMTRYKSSQYYKG